One part of the Anser cygnoides isolate HZ-2024a breed goose chromosome 9, Taihu_goose_T2T_genome, whole genome shotgun sequence genome encodes these proteins:
- the FOXL2 gene encoding forkhead box protein L2 produces MMSSYPDAEEDAVALLAHDSGGSKEPERGKEELGADKGPEKPDPSQKPPYSYVALIAMAIRESAEKRLTLSGIYQYIISKFPFYEKNKKGWQNSIRHNLSLNECFIKVPREGGGERKGNYWTLDPACEDMFEKGNYRRRRRMKRPFRPPPTHFQPGKTLFSPDSYGYLSPPKYLQSTFMNNSWPLAQPPAPMPYASCQMSGGNVSPVNVKGLSGPASYSPYSRVQSMALPGMVNSYNGMGHHHHPHAHHPQQLSPASPAPPAAPAANGAGLQFACARQPAELSMMHCSYWEHDSKHSALHSRIDI; encoded by the coding sequence ATGATGAGCAGCTACCCGGACGCCGAGGAGGACGCGGtggcgctgctggctcatgaCAGCGGCGGCAGCAAGGAGCCGGAGCGGGGCAAGGAGGAGCTGGGCGCCGACAAGGGCCCCGAGAAGCCGGACCCCTCGCAGAAGCCCCCCTACTCCTACGTGGCCCTGATCGCCATGGCCATCCGGGAGAGCGCGGAGAAGAGGCTCACGCTGTCCGGGATCTACCAGTACATCATCAGCAAGTTCCCTTTCTACGAGAAGAACAAGAAGGGCTGGCAGAACAGCATCCGCCACAACCTCAGCCTCAACGAGTGCTTCATCAAGGTGCcccgggagggcggcggcgAGCGCAAGGGCAACTACTGGACGCTGGACCCCGCCTGCGAGGACATGTTCGAGAAGGGCAACTACCGCCGGAGGCGGAGGATGAAGCGGCCTTTCCGGCCGCCCCCGACCCACTTCCAGCCCGGCAAGACCCTCTTCAGCCCCGACAGCTACGGCTACCTCTCCCCGCCCAAGTACCTGCAGTCCACCTTCATGAACAACTCGTGGCCGCTGGCGCAGCCCCCCGCGCCCATGCCCTACGCCTCCTGCCAGATGTCTGGCGGGAACGTCAGCCCCGTCAATGTGAAAGGACTCTCGGGCCCGGCCTCCTACAGCCCCTACTCGCGGGTGCAGAGCATGGCGCTGCCCGGCATGGTGAACTCCTACAACGGCATgggccaccaccaccacccgcACGCCCACCACccgcagcagctcagccccgccagccccgcgccgcccgccgccccggccgccAACGGGGCCGGCCTGCAGTTCGCCTGCGCCCGCCAGCCCGCCGAGCTGTCCATGATGCACTGTTCCTACTGGGAGCACGACAGCAAACACAGCGCCCTGCACTCCCGCATAGACATCTAG